The Magallana gigas chromosome 6, xbMagGiga1.1, whole genome shotgun sequence genome includes the window acaaatctttcgagtctcgccaaagcatatgcggtactcaaaacgtgtcttcaaactttaagtcaccgtaaattacgagttaaaagtcggccatttttggcatagcaccacgggtgaaaacattagagagcattatgggacgtagacaaaaaattttgtttgatgaactgtaggtttagctcgttctttttcccgcgcacactggttcttaaagctcgcttcgctagccggcgctgcgcgccggcgagctgcgctcgctaatatatctataatatgttttacggtgtgaccgttggggcgagcgcagaaggaaccacacatctgtcatcattgttaaatgcaacccgtggacttgccctaaccaaaaaacgttggctttgtctcgaaaacttaccaccgcaaggaacccgAAGTTATCCAATGACCCCTTCCTAgtcttatacacttaaacaaactaccactgagcgttaataaaatgttaaacagacttacattgtattaaaatattttgataaacacaacgccgtttttttttctgtagatacaattatgttttatcttttctttaccttttaataatgatcattaaaatcagtaaaaaaataaatcttgtcTGTTATTTCTCATTTCGTTCCTTGTTGTAacctgtgttttaattattttcctctgtgacatcaattttgttttaaatctttttaatttctgtacgctatataagcgaCGCTgcgttgtagacatgtgccctcAACCCTTTcttagtgtgtgatatccaatattatttgaccacatatgcaactatataacaaatacatgtaccggtagatattttaacagtttaattcttttcttttatctattcattacaaaatgacgtggctgcacgtagatcaaaactaatcagccaaagagtcaccgttaacactgatactgagtacttcctacaTGATCCAGTAcatatgcttgatccacctctaaatgtatcgcgggaaattaaaacgcgagatctttgtgacgtcatagttaacattcttttgcgctcgacagttttcgtaaattgtcggacaaattcggagaaggaaatgacgtcatataaagttttttttacgtaagcttatttgtttactgtaatgtttttagaaggatttttttattgttaaatgaaaatgatgtatgcgatgtacaggtaagaattttccgtagAAACACTTCCTGTTCCACgatgttgctatgcaccgcaaaggatcactgggatagtagaacgttttcacgcgggtccacaaaattttctttgaacaatgtgcagattttaactcgaatttcctccgttcgtacacgttgtctatggagctcgctacgcgagcggcgcttcgcgccgcctcgctgcgctcgctattagcAGGGACGTATAAtactatatactagtatacgtccctgatattagaaccattttaacaagagcttggactttgggtagttgggTGAAACAGCAATGTGGCGTAGATGTATcatgtaggcctgtctatttaaTTGCTAGCCAATCAGCCaaggctctttgaaatcaacaaaatttgtctGGCTTTAGAGCttagactacgcaatcggtgcatactAGTATATcgcttgttttgacgcaagaaatcaatagatagctacgtcctaatGAAAGTCCATGGTCTTTTTATAATGGTTCTATATGGCTGGCAAATATAATTATAACGTTATTTTTGAAAGGGACATATCTACTCCAATATCTACCCACAAAACACTTGGTATCTGGCAATCATCAAACTCTAATCCATATAGTGGGCACAGTTATGGCactttttataaattgttttccATATAATTTTTACCCATGTCCAATGGTGTATGTACAAACCCTGTGGCTCTTGCACGGGTAAATTCTTCATATCTTCTTGTGGAAAAAATGGTCGTGATTAAAAGTATCAGTAATTTGTTATGTTGACCCctttattcaaatcattaatCGATTTGAATTCACCTCTACTTAgcaatagataaaaaaaattcataaaagtcCGCGGAACCACCAAGTTGTCCGAGCATTTTGATATGAATgaagtataaatatataatatttgaaagattgtttcaaaattttcaaacagttCGCAATAcatcaaaattgtgaaagaactaaatgatattcattttatggggccattttaggcccatattaAATATAGTTCTTTACGTTTGGACGACTAGAGTTATTGCCATTCATATAACACACTATCTAACTGAGCTTAATGTATGTGAAAACAACAAATGGATAGAAAGATACAGggttaattttcttttgattgcgaaaagaaaaaaaatcacaaacatGAATCTGTCCGAATCCTTACtaatttcttataaattaaaCTGATTTTCAACTATGAAAATAGGTTagaaacaatttaattaaaatcagaCCTTTCAACTCGCTTTTTGTTATATCTGGTAATCGATCGCAGAGGCCAAAACGACCACGTCGAAAACAAAGAGGGAGATGAACGGTCTAacttttttcatatacatgtagtggtACTATTAATGGTTTACAATTTCAATGTTTGAAGAAACCACCACTAAATAACAAAATTCATACCTGCGTGAAGTGGAGCATCTGTCTGTGGATGATACATGTTCGGTTTTAAATCAGACATAAACAAGTCGGGGCAATCCGAAAGCTTTATTTCTGATCAAGTCAACTTTGTTCAACAAATTATGGTTATTTTTCTGAATGGAAAACCAAGATAatctttaaggtggtatgggacacctgtcaatTTTagtgtggataaaagtacataatCATTATCAGAATACTTTcatcagttacatgtatataatcttcaaattttacaatgattgaccaaaaaatataaataaaggacggtttaatttttttcaacgggtgaaaattattttgaaagtttATTTTGAACACAATTAaacgatattttgttttataagtttATTCCTCCAGGATTTCCGATGGGGGAGTGGTATCCTAAAACGAGAAAAAAAGATATcggcgggattcgaactcattacTTACTGATTCGTAGTTAACGTTCTAACCCATTGCGCAACGCAATTAAGTATAACTTTAGGggaaaaaacttttattttatacttgatttttaagtttatttccaTAGAACATATATAGAGATGTCCCATACGACCTTGAATTTATTGTAACACAAAACATTTACTCGCAGATAAAACAATACTGTGAAggaacattttcaaaaacaaaagctggatgaaaaatcaaatCACTAAATCTTTGAGGAGGCTCGGCGGTCAACAAACTatccatcagatctaccttaaatatttacatgtatatcgctTTTGTTTTCAACTATTGTCAAGTCAAAAAATATCTTagatgtaaaatttgaatttttttcttttagaaaatttgaattttccaggaGGGGGCAGGTGTCCGGAACCCGACCCTCCTCTAGATCCGCAGATAGTTTGAAATTGCCGcgaccatccagccctctttggtcattaatttttcattttccggCATACTTGTATATGACCtctatcaaagaaaaaaacgcCACTTTAATTTGAAATGAAGATGCACACCGCATTTATAACGAAACAGAACAATGCAAAATAACAGTCACTGCCTTTTTAGAGTACAAGCATTGTATGAAATAGAATTGAAAAGGGTTTTGtgcataaatatacatgtatatgatatatatttgcataattcataaaatattcgTAAGAGAAAATACATTACATGCAACAGCAATTTCTGAAAAACCAATTAAGTGTTTTTCCTTATTCTGCATAAACCAATCATTATGATTTCAATTAAATGTCTTTgtgaataaaagaaataaacataacGAGATGTACactacatttaaaattaagataatCTTATTGCAACAATTAATGTAAAATAGATATGCTTTAAAACATATAGAATGTGTGGATTAATGTTTACTCGAAAAGTATTTGGTAGTCAATTTGCCTGCCATCGTCCCAGCCTAAGATTCTACTCAGTCGTGGACTCCTATTATTATAGAAACTTATCATGGAACTATCTGCAAACGGATTGATAAAATCCAATGATATtggtattgttttcatttcgAAAAGATCATAAGCAAAGTCAATTGTAGTTCGTTGTACTGAAGCACTTTTTACCAAGTACAAAATTCCACAGGATATAAACCCGTTACCATATTGACGCGAGTTCACGGGGACTTTTATCTGTCTGTATTCTCTTAAAGTACCAGGATAAAATTGCAACACATACGTATAAACAGAATCGTTCTTCTTGGAAAAAATCAGCCACAGACCATTATTATCTGCTTCTAAATCATAGTACGAGTTGCTCCCCTTATACAAAGTTCTATCGTCCTCAAAATTTGAGTCATCTACGTCACTTGCCATGACAACGGATTGCAAACGCATATCATAACACACGATCTTCATCGTTCCCTTCCAGTGATAACAAAATGTGCCGTTGTACACAATGTGATTTGTTCCTTGAAAATAGAACTGTGTTAGGTTGTACGCAGTTATTTCCTGTGTGTTTTCTATAGACGTGTACTCCTTTAAGAATTGACCACTCACACCTTCCGCTATCCAGATCCGCTCCGAATTCACCACCTGATCCCTCATCCAACACCCTTTAGCCGGCccagttttcattttaaaaaatggaattccAATTTTCTTTATAAGGCAATCTATAACAGAGAAAtaccagtattttttttaacatcataACTGATGCTTCCCATTACTTTTGTATATCATGAATCGAATGTAAAgagtaactacatgtacagaTTTTGACAGGGAGACATGGATAATGAATCAATAATGCACTTAAagtaatttaagaaataagaaatcaaGAGTGATTCTTTGTGACATTAATGAAAATGCCCATTTCAAGCCAGTGCCAgttacttgtatatatagttttattatGATACGGATAAAGAcagtataaaaataaatgtacatgtaaatatttagatttgaaacaaatataCTGACAACTTTTCCTTGGCCTGGGCGTTGTTGGAATGggagttgttgttgttgttgtcgtcgtcgttgttgttgttgaagtGCTCGTTGTGGTGGACGTTGCTATGGACACACATTACAGAAATCAAATTAATCTCTTTTAGTATTTACGTAATTATACCTTACAAGtccaaataaacaaaataacgaTAGAATAAAACGGTTTTCACTTAAAAATTCAATACTTGTCTGTAAACTATATCAGATCTatgtataatgaaattaaaGTGCATAATTATATAACTTGATGTTATTATCACGGCACCACAGTTAAGCTAGAGTTGCCTGTGATATCGGACACATACGCGTGCAGGCTACGATGTCGGTCGTCATGTCCTCTTCCTGTATCATCGTGACGGGGCTGGTTGTTGGTGGCGTTCCTTGAGtgaacaaattaatattaaatcacTTGTGGGAGATCTTTagtaatcatttttatttataatagcTTGTGTTCTCGCTTTCACAATTAACTTAAGACAATTGTGTAAGTCTACAAAAGAAGTGCTATAATGTACATGATATACATGATGTCCTTCGTTTGGAGATGGAGAATTTTGTCAAATtgatggatttaaaaaaaacgctTCTTTTAAAACAACGTTAATATATACTGTTGTAATAAAAATGTGACAATTAAGTGCTAGGATATTTGTGACCCTGTCTTACCTAGGTATGAACAAGAACAAAGACACGTTTCATTTGACGAAGGCGACCATGCTACTCCTTGGGTCCCCTTCTCTCCGCGGTCACCCTTAGGACCGGGTTTACCATCTTCACCTTTAGAACCTGTATCGCCCTTCTCTCCTACAGAACCTTCTATCCCTCTTTCCCCTTTGGGACCTTCATTTCCTTTGTCACCTTTGGGACCTTCATTCCCTTTATCACCTTTGAGACCTTCCATTCCTCTTTCACCTTTGAGACCTGCTGCCCCTTTGAATCCAATAGGACCTCTTGGTCCTACATCTCCAGGTACTCCCTTATGTCCAGGAAATCCCATTTCTCCCTTTTGTCCGGGAAATCCCGCTTGACCGGGAAAACCCTTTTCTCCCTTTTGTCCGGGAAATCCCGCTTGACCGGGAAAACCCTTTTCTCCCTTTAGTCCAGGAAATCCCATTTGTCCGGGAAATCCCATATCTCCCTTTGGTCCACGAAATCCCCTTTGACCGCTCATTCCACTGTTCCCTTTCGGCCCTGGGATGCCTCGACTACCTAGCGAGTAATTCATCaagtttatgaaataaatgtaattgaCCTCATTTAGTTAAAAAGGActtaaaactgattttttttacagttaaaTGTCGATAAATTATGAATTTACTTGATCGaagaaaatcaaaaaacatGCATAGATTGAATGTAAATCATTTTACCTTGATTTCCTACCTCACCTTCAAAacgaaaatcataaaaaattatttaaaacagtgACAAAATGTAAATAGTTCAAAAATcgaaaatatgtttattttttgtacgttaattcaaataaatactGTTAAAATACATACCGGAATGTTCCAATATACGAGGAAAACTTACCTTTTTGTCCCTTTTCGCCTAAGTTGGGAAATGAGGAAAACATAAATAaggattatattttcaatggATGTTCatatatgtaattattaaaGCAAGTCGAGAAAAAGGAGATAAAAAAGTACTCACCTATAGGCCCCTCAGGTCCGGGGTCTCCTACAATAAGTTTTCAAGAATATATTATGTTTAAGGAATGTTTTTCGTTATCATGGATTCAAAATTGTAACTTTTTACCTACTCACCCATATTGCCCTTTGCTcctagaaaaataatatttccaaTTAGTCAATACTTTAAAAAACCGATCTTCATTTTTTGACCAGGAGATTGCTTTACTTATTTTTGCTGATAGTATAGTGACGCATTATGCTTAGAAGTGATGTTTGTATGGAAGATTGGAAAAATTTCTATATTTACCAGATATGCCTTGGATTCCTGAAAATGAGAAAATTAAAGTTTCCATATGATGAAGactatattaaattttaaccaCTGTGTGTATACCCCCATAAACTAAGTTTTTAAATCGTATCATTCTATACTAGAATTTAAAGGCCACGTCATCAAGCGAACAATTAGGATCACGTGATCTGGTGTAcacattgaaatattataatacaattgGCCAGGAAAGAAAACATTCCTAACTTTTTATTGACAGAAGTCggaaaataacatttaaaagacttttaacaacaaataaattaatCTGATTACCTGGCAAACCTTGCGATCCTGTAAAAAAGAAGTACATAGAAGGTGGTATCATTATTTtccataccttgcatcattatACACGCACgtgtaattataataattaataattttattattatttttttgtaaagttcaatgataaaatgacatttaaaagAAGTGCATCGGGCTCCAACACAGTCTAGCATTAAAACAATAAGTAAATGTACCAGAGATTGCAATCTATGAGAGCGAGGATAAATATTTCCTTTCATTATAAGACGTTATTGATGCGTCTAGATCCAAATAAATTTCATGAAATGACAGTAATGAATTCTTAttgaaaaatacagaaaaaaacccatcatgAGACAGCCATAGATATTATAGATAAAACGGATTCATATCTTAAAAGAACATACCTATATCTCCACGTGTTCCTGCAAAAAGTACATTAAATACAGCAATATATATTCAAACAGCATATGTTGTATACAAATCAAACCCAAAATTGTCAAATCACTGGTTATTAGAAGAGCGTCCAATAAATGTACGTCTCTAGAAAAAAAATGGTGTGTCGGGttaactaaatattattttgaatactCAGTAATATATAGTATCAAAACTTACCCGGTAATCCAGGCAAACCTATAAAGTTATTTGGAAAACTTTACTTAATGTTAAATGAAACGCAATTGCTAAACAACACATATTACCGATACATGCACATGATCAAAGAACTGattacattaatttaaataCTAGTAAGAGGATTTATTTTATCCGAAGCTCAGTTACATTTTACTTCTTAATTATACGCTTACCTTCATCCCCTTTTTCTCCTCTGCAACCTTTGATGCCTTTCCCATCGATGCCTGGTTCTCCTATCAGAAGTGAGAGAAAAGATGACAAGACGAAAATTATTGCACACAATTGTTGGATTTTATACTCCGTGCAACTTTCTTCTCAAGCTTTTCAATTACTGTTAATCGGCATTGCTTCGTTTAGCGTTTTGGCAATCTCTCCTGTTTTTATCAGACATTCTGCA containing:
- the LOC105333101 gene encoding uncharacterized protein isoform X1; translation: MMRAMETHRVLFHLRIIYILLFILSAFSIAALWVSLEAYSGLKRLDKVKWRMFRYPSYRNITEDEMQRAKRNHVEPPDMFQDVTFAGLSSSGIDLYPMSIEQFCTRVVSDCDLQFLQGFPGPKGAKGEPGIDGKGIKGCRGEKGDEGLPGLPGTRGDIGSQGLPGIQGISGAKGNMGDPGPEGPIGEKGQKGEVGNQGSRGIPGPKGNSGMSGQRGFRGPKGDMGFPGQMGFPGLKGEKGFPGQAGFPGQKGEKGFPGQAGFPGQKGEMGFPGHKGVPGDVGPRGPIGFKGAAGLKGERGMEGLKGDKGNEGPKGDKGNEGPKGERGIEGSVGEKGDTGSKGEDGKPGPKGDRGEKGTQGVAWSPSSNETCLCSCSYLGTPPTTSPVTMIQEEDMTTDIVACTPTSTTTSTSTTTTTTTTTTTTPIPTTPRPRKSYCLIKKIGIPFFKMKTGPAKGCWMRDQVVNSERIWIAEGVSGQFLKEYTSIENTQEITAYNLTQFYFQGTNHIVYNGTFCYHWKGTMKIVCYDMRLQSVVMASDVDDSNFEDDRTLYKGSNSYYDLEADNNGLWLIFSKKNDSVYTYVLQFYPGTLREYRQIKVPVNSRQYGNGFISCGILYLVKSASVQRTTIDFAYDLFEMKTIPISLDFINPFADSSMISFYNNRSPRLSRILGWDDGRQIDYQILFE
- the LOC105333101 gene encoding uncharacterized protein isoform X2, with amino-acid sequence MMRAMETHRVLFHLRIIYILLFILSAFSIAALWVSLEAYSGLKRLDKVKWRMFRYPSYRNITEDEMQRAKRNHVEPPDMFQDVTFAGLSSSGIDLYPMSIEQFCTRVVSDCDLQFLQGFPGPKGAKGEPGIDGKGIKGCRGEKGDEGLPGLPGTRGDIGSQGLPGIQGISGAKGNMGDPGPEGPIGEKGQKGSRGIPGPKGNSGMSGQRGFRGPKGDMGFPGQMGFPGLKGEKGFPGQAGFPGQKGEKGFPGQAGFPGQKGEMGFPGHKGVPGDVGPRGPIGFKGAAGLKGERGMEGLKGDKGNEGPKGDKGNEGPKGERGIEGSVGEKGDTGSKGEDGKPGPKGDRGEKGTQGVAWSPSSNETCLCSCSYLGTPPTTSPVTMIQEEDMTTDIVACTPTSTTTSTSTTTTTTTTTTTTPIPTTPRPRKSYCLIKKIGIPFFKMKTGPAKGCWMRDQVVNSERIWIAEGVSGQFLKEYTSIENTQEITAYNLTQFYFQGTNHIVYNGTFCYHWKGTMKIVCYDMRLQSVVMASDVDDSNFEDDRTLYKGSNSYYDLEADNNGLWLIFSKKNDSVYTYVLQFYPGTLREYRQIKVPVNSRQYGNGFISCGILYLVKSASVQRTTIDFAYDLFEMKTIPISLDFINPFADSSMISFYNNRSPRLSRILGWDDGRQIDYQILFE
- the LOC105333101 gene encoding uncharacterized protein isoform X3, yielding MEQSSYINKMEVRSDHALHIKIIYLLISVNTFLTGVLYLTTRNNCAPSALSDQTINIYKSYVNKLRGKTNRLRRSFIPHKNSSIEQFCTRVVSDCDLQFLQGFPGPKGAKGEPGIDGKGIKGCRGEKGDEGLPGLPGTRGDIGSQGLPGIQGISGAKGNMGDPGPEGPIGEKGQKGEVGNQGSRGIPGPKGNSGMSGQRGFRGPKGDMGFPGQMGFPGLKGEKGFPGQAGFPGQKGEKGFPGQAGFPGQKGEMGFPGHKGVPGDVGPRGPIGFKGAAGLKGERGMEGLKGDKGNEGPKGDKGNEGPKGERGIEGSVGEKGDTGSKGEDGKPGPKGDRGEKGTQGVAWSPSSNETCLCSCSYLGTPPTTSPVTMIQEEDMTTDIVACTPTSTTTSTSTTTTTTTTTTTTPIPTTPRPRKSYCLIKKIGIPFFKMKTGPAKGCWMRDQVVNSERIWIAEGVSGQFLKEYTSIENTQEITAYNLTQFYFQGTNHIVYNGTFCYHWKGTMKIVCYDMRLQSVVMASDVDDSNFEDDRTLYKGSNSYYDLEADNNGLWLIFSKKNDSVYTYVLQFYPGTLREYRQIKVPVNSRQYGNGFISCGILYLVKSASVQRTTIDFAYDLFEMKTIPISLDFINPFADSSMISFYNNRSPRLSRILGWDDGRQIDYQILFE